A region of Phaeodactylum tricornutum CCAP 1055/1 chromosome 14, whole genome shotgun sequence DNA encodes the following proteins:
- a CDS encoding predicted protein: EEITEKYGLEAGLATSLGEKDGGESAKSLLKKYGIAYLATSIPLAIVSFVICYALVDGGVDVAGLLSRVGIEANAAGEKAGTFAIAYAAHKAASPIRFPPTVVLTPLVAQLIGKEPDKE; encoded by the coding sequence GAAGAAATTACCGAAAAGTACGGACTCGAGGCGGGCCTGGCAACCTCGCTAGGAGAAAAGGACGGCGGCGAGTCCGCCAAGTCTTTGCTGAAAAAATACGGCATCGCATATCTCGCCACAAGCATTCCGCTAGCGATCGTGTCGTTCGTTATATGCTACGCACTGGTCGATGGCGGCGTGGACGTGGCCGGACTCTTGTCCAGGGTGGGTATTGAAGCCAACGCAGCGGGGGAAAAGGCCGGCACCTTCGCGATTGCTTACGCCGCGCATAAGGCCGCTTCGCCCATCCGGTTTCCGCCCACTGTAGTACTGACACCGCTGGTTGCACAATTGATTGGGAAAGAACCAGACAAGGAG
- a CDS encoding predicted protein, translated as MADQKIMKKRLKELMNRPENQVCSDCPERQPRWASLIVPPPGAPPGSLPMGAFCCLECSGSHRRLGVHISFVRSINLDSWKEKEVMSMENGGNAKVNAVFEANLARSGAAKPTNLADGPTRERFIRDKYERRKYYDAAAFGNLPTPSPTANRTSTSAPSSAVGPPSEAARQRMEARRLKKSQSAFTADTQSHAIANTAPPKRATSSVG; from the exons ATGGCCGATCAAAAAATCATGAAGAAACGGCTCAAGGAGCTCATGAATCGTCCAGAAAATCAAGTTTGCTCGGATTGCCCGGAACGCCAACCCCGTTGGGCGTCACTCATTGTGCCTCCGCCGGGGGCACCCCCGGGGTCGCTCCCCATGGGGGCTTTCTGCTGTTTGGAATGTTCCGGTTCCCATCGACGATTAGGAGTACACATTTCCTTTGTCCGCTCCATCAATCTGGATTCTT ggaaagagaaggaagtCATGTCGATGGAAAATGGCGGCAACGCCAAGGTCAACGCAGTCTTTGAAGCGAACTTGGCTCGATCCGGAGCCGCCAAGCCAACCAACTTGGCCGATGGCCCTACACGGGAACGTTTCATCCGGGACAAATACGAACGTCGCAAATACTACGACGCCGCGGCTTTTGGTAACCTACCGACACCGTCTCCCACGGCGAATCGCACTAGCACCAGCGCACCGTCCAGTGCAGTCGGACCGCCTTCGGAAGCCGCCCGACAACGCATGGAAGCACGTCGTTTGAAAAAGTCGCAGTCGGCTTTTACTGCCGATACACAGAGCCATGCTATTGCCAATACGGCTCCACCGAAACGGGCCACCTCCTCGGTCGGT
- a CDS encoding predicted protein, giving the protein MSPTADFTISDFPHKVLAPIATDTTAPSYSSLLLAQRQLSANASAIPSLNGGGAHGHMALTLSAEAYAELSDIPFVIPVAPPADPEPGTTQPQITENNRLHKRAVAIHSLYVAVNNALRRQILDAVPRVYVRDLEHPQFAYSHVSCRDLLDHLWRNFGTISASDLKTNIQSMYTPWNPADPIETIFHRLTDAIAYSTAGHDPITEAAAVRAGYDVLEHSGLFPRACETWRTASPDTHTLANLRTLFKVADTDRKRTVTTGSLGLNSSVVPSPPSTHTSAIADTGCTGHYITINCPHTHRHPANPSLSVRVPNGSVLRSSHVATLDLPGFSPAACQAHIFPGLASHPLLSIGQLCDDGCTATFSATRLDIHRDATLLLSGARSPHTGLWHLDLTPPKSPATAHALVPTTPLADRIAFVHASLFSPALSTWCQALDSGHLATFPDLSSRQVRKYPPRSPAMIKGHLDQQRANLRSTKLSPACSPLSTEPPAIAVPDLDPPDAHPIARTHHVFVAHQRVTGQIYTDQPGRFLTPSSAGHNDMLVLYDFDSNAIHVELMKNKSGPEILAAYKRAHSLFTQRGLRPQLQRLDNEASTALQSFMTSEHVDFQLAPPHLHRRNAAERAIRTFKNHFIAGLCTTNPDFPLHLWDRLLPQALITLNLLRRSRINPKLSAHAQLHGAFDYNRTPLAPPGTRVLVHVKPSVRETWAPHAVEGWYLGPALNHYRCHRVWITETRAERVADTLSWFPTRIPMPAASSTDRALAAARDLVHALQNPSPASPFAPLDATQHQALTDLATLFATVAAPADDVPAPAPVPPVRPPAPAPPLAQAVAVAKHAHNRHPQP; this is encoded by the exons ATGTCCCCGACCGCCGACTTCACCATTtccgactttcctcacaaagtcctcgcTCCCATCGCCACCGACACCACCGCTCCCTCGTATTCGTCGCTTCTCCTAGCCCAACGCCAGCTCTCCGCCAACGCGTCCGCCATTCCCAGCCTTAACGGCGGCGGGGCCCATGGTCACATGGCCCTCACGCTCTCTGCCGAAGCGTACGCCGAACTCTCCGACATCCCTTTTGTCATCCCCGTTGCTCCCCCTGCCGACCCTGAACCCGGCACCACGCAACCTCAAATCACGGAGAACAACCGACTCCACAAACGCGCTGTGGCCATCCACAGCCTCTACGTGGCGGTCAACAACGCCCTTCGTCGCCAGATCCTCGATGCCGTTCCTCGCGTCTACGTTCGCGACCTAGAACACCCCCAGTTTGCCTACAGCCACGTTTCCTGTCGCGACCTCCTCGACCATCTCTGGCGCAACTTTGGTACCATCTCCGCTTCGGACCTCAAAACCAATATTCAGTCCATGTACACCCCGTGGAACCCTGCTGACCCCATCGAGACCATTTTCCATCGCTTAACTGACGCCATCGCCTACTCCACGGCGGGACATGACCCCATCACCGAAGCTGCCGCCGTTCGCGCCGGCTACGACGTGCTCGAGCACTCTGGCCTGTTTCCCCGTGCCTGTGAAACCTGGCGTACCGCCTCGCCGGATACCCACACGCTTGCCAATCTGCGCACCCTATTCAAGGTCGCCGATACCGACCGCAAGCGTACGGTTACCACCGGCTCCCTTGG TCTTAACTCGtctgtagtcccctccccgcctagtaCCCACACctcggccattgccgacaccgGCTGCACCGGCCACTACATTACCATCAACTGCCCTCACACGCACCGGCACCCAGCCAACCCCAGCCTCTCCGTCCGTGTCCCGAACGGCTCTGTCCTCCGCTCCAGCCACGTTGCCACCCTGGACCTCCCTGGTTTCTCCCCTGCCGCCTGCCAAGCCCACATTTTTCCTGGGCTCGCTTCCCATCCGCTCCTCTCCATCGGTCAACTGTGCGACGACGGCTGTACGGCAACCTTCTCGGCCACTCGCCTTGACATCCATCGCGACGCCACCCTGCTGCTCTCTGGTGCCCGCTCCCCCCACACTGGCCTCTGGCACCTTGATCTTACCCCTCCCAAGTCCCCTGCTACAGCCCATGCTCTCGTTCCAACCACCCCCCTCGCCGACCGCATCGCTTTTGTTCACGCCTCGCTCTTCTCCCCGGCTCTCTCTACCTGGTGCCAGGCCCTCGACTCCGGCCATCTCGCGACCTTTCCAGACCTTTCCTCCCGCCAGGTCCGCAAGTACCCACCCCGCTCCCCCGCGATGATCAAAGGTCACCTCGACCAACAACGCGCAAACCTGCGCTCCACCAAGCTTTCCCCTGCCTGTTCCCCTCTCTCGACGGAACCCCCTGCCATCGCTGTGCCCGACCTCGATCCTCCTGACGCCCACCCTATCGCACGCACACACCATGTTTTTGTTGCCCACCAACGGGTCACCGGTCAAATCTACACGGACCAACCGGGCCGTTTCCTCACGCCCTCAAGTGCCGGACACAACGACATGCTTGTGCTCTACGATTTTGATAGCAATGCCATCCATGTCGAGctcatgaagaacaagtccggcCCCGAGATTCTTGCCGCCTACAAACGCGCACACTCTCTCTTTACCCAACGCGGCCTCCGTCCCCAGCTCCAACGcctcgacaacgaagcctctaCAGCCCTCCAATCCTTCATGACCTCGGAACACGTCGACTTTCAGCTGGCACCTCCCCATCTGCACCGTCGTAATGCCGCCGAACGAGCCATCCGTACCTTCAAAAACCACTTTATTGCTGGCCTCTGTACCACTAACCCAGATTTTCCCCTCCATCTTtgggaccgcctcctcccCCAGGCCCTTATCACCCtaaatcttcttcgtcgctcccgcatcaatcccaagCTGTCCGCCCACGCCCAGCTTCATGGTGCTTTCGATTACAACCGCACCCCGCTTGCTCCTCCCGGGACTCGCGTCCTAGTCCACGTCAAGCCGTCCGTCCGCGAAACTTGGGCCCCCCATGCTGTCGAAGGTTGGTATCTCGGCCCCGCTCTCAACCATTATCGCTGCCATCGCGTATGGATCACGGAAACACGTGCCGAACGTGTTGCTGACACCCTTTCCTGGTTCCCGACCCGCATTCCCATGCccgccgcttcgtccaccgaccgcgccctggccgccgcccgtgaCCTGGTCCATGCCCTCCAGAATCCTTCCCCGGCGTCTCCGTTCGCCCCCCTCGATGCCACACAGCACCAGGCACTCACCGATCTTGCCACCCTCTTTGCCACTGTGGCCGCCCccgccgacgacgtccctgCACCTGCTCCCGTGCCTCCGGTCCGTCCCCCTGCCCCAGCACCTCCCCTTGCTCAG GCCGTCGCCGTCGCAAAGCACGCACACAACCGGCACCCCCAACCCTAG
- a CDS encoding predicted protein gives MHGRGGGGGRSSRRSAASANVDTTKLYETLGVDKSATAQEIKKAYRKLAVKHHPDKGGDEHYFKEINAAYEILSDSEMRTKYDKYGLEGLEEGGGSGGAASEDLFSMFFGGRGGRRSAGPRRGEDVNHPVKVSLEDLYNGKTVKLAVNRQVLVGEARVCTSCDGHGMVMELRQIALGMVQQIQRACPDCEGEGYQCQKKKERKVLEVLIEKGMQNKQKVVFQGMADEKPNMEAGNVNFIVQEKDHELFKRKGADLLISKTLSLKEALCGFAWKVMHLDGREVIIKSKPGEVIQAEAAGGRPFVKCVPNEGMPSHGNPFVKGNLYVLFTVQFPKDGEIQPADVKQLRRFLPGSAMECDYDEDTAEVVHLENADVRSFGKGGVQNQDAAYDSDGEQASPQCQQS, from the coding sequence ATGCACGGgcgcggtggtggtggtggacgtTCGTCACGTCGTTCGGCCGCCTCGGCCAACGTCGACACCACCAAACTCTACGAAACGCTAGGTGTGGACAAGAGCGCGACGGCACAAGAAATCAAAAAGGCCTACCGCAAACTTGCCGTCAAACACCATCCCGACAAGGGCGGGGACGAACATTatttcaaagaaatcaaCGCCGCGTACGAAATCCTGAGCGATTCCGAGATGCGGACCAAATACGACAAGTATGGTCTGGAAGGTCTCGAAGAAGGCGGCGGGAGCGGCGGGGCAGCCTCCGAAGATCTGTTTAGTATGTTCTTTGGGGGAAGAGGAGGTCGTCGAAGTGCCGGACCCCGACGTGGCGAGGATGTCAATCATCCGGTCAAGGTATCGTTGGAGGACCTGTACAACGGCAAAACAGTCAAGCTAGCCGTCAATCGTCAAGTTCTGGTTGGAGAAGCCCGCGTATGTACCTCCTGTGACGGCCACGGGATGGTAATGGAACTGCGACAGATTGCTCTAGGCATGGTGCAACAGATTCAGCGCGCGTGTCCAGACTGCGAAGGCGAAGGCTACCAGTGccagaagaaaaaggaacgaAAAGTTTTGGAAGTGTtgattgaaaaaggaatgcaaaacaaacaaaaggtTGTATTCCAGGGAATGGCCGACGAGAAACCAAACATGGAAGCAGGCAATGTCAACTTTATTGTACAAGAAAAAGATCACGAGCTCTTCAAGAGAAAGGGTGCTGATTTGCTCATTTCCAAGACCCTGTCGCTCAAGGAGGCACTGTGTGGATTTGCATGGAAGGTAATGCACTTGGACGGCCGTGAAGTCATCATCAAGTCAAAGCCAGGAGAAGTCATTCAAGCTGAAGCCGCTGGAGGTCGTCCGTTTGTCAAATGCGTCCCCAACGAGGGCATGCCGAGTCACGGGAATCCCTTTGTGAAAGGGAATCTGTACGTGTTATTCACGGTACAATTTCCGAAAGATGGAGAGATCCAACCTGCGGATGTAAAGCAGCTCAGACGGTTTTTGCCGGGATCGGCCATGGAATGTGACTACGACGAAGACACTGCCGAAGTTGTCCATCTGGAAAACGCCGACGTGCGTAGCTTCGGTAAAGGAGGGGTGCAAAATCAAGACGCAGCTTACGATTCTGACGGGGAACAAGCTAGTCCGCAATGCCAACAGTCTTAA
- a CDS encoding predicted protein — LHPAVIALGHRYAHGQIRGGNARCKAMLNCFASILHDYEPTSGTSSAVSDLRTILDHNVLKPSFQYWTETCRPHSVSMGNAFTFLKTAVASIDREMAWEEMRSTLLETMEAYAKERIDFADQAIADLALSKLNDKEVVLVYGHSDVIQLLLLKHFWANRNFRVIIVDNRPLLEGRRTLKALREAGVDCTYVLLNALTYVLQENVSKVLLGASALMSDGSVLGRVGTACVALAAHKHNIPVLVCCETYKISNRVQLESITHNELGNPEALLNEDDVLQNWKEIDGLKLLNVLYDLTPAAFVSGIVTELGIVPPTSVAVLLREMDQGS, encoded by the coding sequence TTGCATCCAGCGGTGATTGCTTTGGGTCATCGTTACGCCCACGGACAAATTCGAGGCGGTAACGCCCGTTGCAAGGCCATGCTGAATTGCTTCGCCTCAATCCTGCATGATTACGAGCCAACATCAGGGACCAGTAGCGCAGTCTCTGATTTACGAACCATACTAGACCACAATGTGCTCAAACCTTCGTTTCAGTACTGGACGGAAACCTGTCGACCGCATTCAGTCAGTATGGGCAACGCCTTTACTTTTTTGAAAACCGCAGTAGCTTCGATAGATCGGGAGATGGCGTGGGAGGAAATGAGGAGCACACTACTGGAAACAATGGAGGCCTACGCCAAAGAACGAATTGATTTTGCCGATCAGGCTATTGCGGACTTGGCTTTGTCCAAATTGAACGATAAGGAAGTCGTTCTAGTCTATGGCCATTCCGATGTGATTCAGCTTTTGTTGCTAAAACACTTCTGGGCGAACCGAAATTTTCGAGTAATCATTGTTGATAACCGCCCTTTGTTAGAAGGTCGTCGGACTCTCAAGGCTCTGCGTGAGGCTGGTGTTGACTGTACGTACGTGCTTTTGAATGCCTTGACCTATGTCTTGCAGGAAAATGTGTCAAAAGTTCTGTTGGGAGCTTCGGCACTCATGAGCGACGGTAGCGTACTCGGTCGGGTCGGTACCGCATGTGTTGCTTTAGCCGCGCACAAACATAACATTCCGGTCTTGGTGTGCTGTGAGACGTACAAAATATCCAACCGCGTCCAACTCGAGTCAATTACCCACAACGAACTTGGCAATCCGGAAGCGTTGCTGAACGAAGATGATGTGTTGCagaattggaaagaaattgACGGCTTAAAGCTGCTGAATGTTCTATATGACTTGACCCCTGCAGCGTTTGTCAGTGGCATCGTAACAGAATTGGGCATTGTACCCCCGACGAGTGTAGCTGTACTATTGAGGGAAATGGATCAAGGTAGCTAA
- a CDS encoding predicted protein → MSSARPSFSLILPSIVFGLCLGSALTYSMLFLNDYTHSFSEVGIRGIAPTQANVGWHPIHVYYGDAVGLQADPSPEAWFAQVHQDEIVMDLIGNDGYFIDLAANDAKELSNTLALERHGWHGLCIEPNPNYWYGLSHRNCTVIGALVGGDTPPGSLPDKVPVKFRGVYGGMVTVMDDKMANRKKEPDAPIEYRYPASFAKVLEQFNVPSVIDYLSLDVEGAEYMILQHFPFDRYQIRIMTVERPNKQLKSLLLENGYVFLKDLVWWGETLWAHQSTGLTPDHPQIAKINTIQP, encoded by the coding sequence ATGTCGTCCGCGCGGCCGTCTTTCTCTCTCATTCTCCCGTCTATTGTCTTCGGCCTTTGTTTAGGTTCAGCCTTGACCTACAGCATGCTGTTCCTGAATGACTACACACACAGTTTTTCCGAAGTAGGAATTCGGGGAATCGCACCAACGCAGGCTAACGTCGGCTGGCATCCCATTCATGTATATTACGGCGACGCGGTGGGACTGCAGGCGGACCCGTCGCCCGAGGCTTGGTTTGCTCAAGTCCACCAGGACGAGATTGTCATGGATCTAATCGGCAACGACGGTTATTTCATTGATTTGGCCGCCAACGATGCCAAGGAATTGTCCAATACGTTGGCCTTGGAACGGCACGGTTGGCACGGACTCTGCATTGAACCGAATCCGAACTACTGGTACGGGCTTTCGCACCGAAACTGTACCGTCATTGGAGCGTTGGTGGGTGGTGACACACCACCAGGCAGCCTACCCGACAAAGTCCCCGTCAAATTCCGTGGCGTGTATGGAGGTATGGTCACCGTCATGGACGACAAAATGGCCAATCGCAAAAAGGAACCTGACGCACCGATCGAATACCGCTATCCAGCTTCATTTGCCAAAGTTCTGGAACAGTTCAATGTTCCGTCCGTCATTGACTACCTTAGTTTAGACGTGGAAGGAGCCGAGTACATGATTCTGCAACATTTTCCTTTCGATCGGTACCAAATTCGCATCATGACTGTCGAACGTCCAAACAAGCAGCTCAAATCGCTCTTGCTAGAAAATGGGTATGTCTTCTTGAAGGACTTGGTGTGGTGGGGCGAAACACTTTGGGCGCACCAGAGTACGGGCTTGACGCCCGACCATCCCCAAATTGCCAAGATCAACACCATCCAACCCTAA
- a CDS encoding predicted protein, which translates to MQPSRDDQLVALHNKFISLERDVQQLKQDSIEFQQTLTAQMTQFQQYTTTQLALSQQGIAKSCNASAIYPADTLAIVPRQNRQNPPAIYPGTMKELREISRPACGTLLAFYGHQAQGTEDDCLQALAIILGVRGHLLYSISLLGRKRSFPTRDHFVRLQVHCRN; encoded by the coding sequence ATGCAACCGTCCAGGGATGATCAGCTAGTGGCATTGCACAATAAATTCATTTCGCTGGAGCGCGATGTGCAACAGTTGAAGCAGGATTCCATTGAGTTTCAACAGACACTCACGGCGCAGATGACACAGTTTCAGCAGTACACCACGACTCAGCTAGCACTCAGTCAGCAAGGAATTGCCAAGTCTTGCAACGCTTCTGCGATTTATCCGGCAGATACCTTGGCGATCGTCCCCAGACAGAACCGTCAGAATCCTCCCGCCATCTATCCTGGTACTATGAAGGAGTTACGTGAAATTTCCAGACCAGCCTGCGGTACCTTGCTGGCCTTTTATGGACACCAGGCTCAGGGGACGGAAGATGATTGTCTACAGGCTCTGGCCATCATTTTGGGAGTTCGTGGGCATTTGCTCTATTCGATATCTTTACTAGGCAGAAAGCGAAGTTTTCCTACTAGAGACCATTTCGTGAGGCTGCAGGTTCATTGCCGGAACTAG
- a CDS encoding predicted protein, protein MMQGGGPMGQVMVLNTKTQRQTGRQAQLANIQAAKAVANIIRTTLGPRSMLKMLLDPMGSIVLTNDGHCILREVDVSHPTAKSMIELSRSQDEEVGDGTTSVIVLAAEVLAQAEPYLRQDAMHPTVLVSAYTKALAQAMIILEEQSVTIDVEKDHELMKLLVQSSLGTKFSSRWNDQMVEMALQAVLTVSQKRATAADGVLKQVEIDIKRYAKVEKIPGGEIQECAVLEGVMFQKDVVHANMRRRIENPKILLLDTPLEYKKGESQTNMEITDENDWNTLLKLEEEYVANMCAQIIAAQPDIVVTEKGVSDLAQHYLHKANIVAFRRVRKTDNNRIARAVGATIVSRTDEIDDSDIGTGCGLFEMRQIGSDWFCYLTKCKEPKACTIVLRGGSKDVLNELERNLQDAMQVVRNVVFSPKLVPGGGAIEMALAVGLKRTGQKVQGIQQGPYMAVGEALEVIPRTLAQNCGVSVIRVLTALRAKHAAAYDEAQDKTGSDDSKQAAFCSWGINGTTGELVDMKELGIWEPFAVKAQTIKTAIESACMILRIDDIVSGSKKRG, encoded by the exons ATGATGCAAGGAGGAGGACCCATGGGACAGGTGATGGTCTTGA ACACCAAAACCCAACGCCAAACGGGTCGCCAGGCCCAACTCGCCAACATCCAAGCCGCCAAAGCCGTCGCCAACATTATCCGCACGACCCTCGGTCCCCGCAGTATGCTCAAGATGCTACTCGATCCCATGGGTTCCATCGTATTGACCAACGACGGGCACTGCATTCTGCGCGAAGTCGACGTCTCCCATCCCACCGCCAAGTCCATGATTGAACTCAGTCGCTCGCAGGATGAAGAAGTCGGGGATGGCACCACGTCCGTCATTGTCCTCGCCGCCGAAGTACTCGCACAGGCCGAACCCTACCTGCGACAAGACGCCATGCACCCGACCGTCCTCGTGTCGGCCTACACCAAGGCACTCGCACAGGCCATGATCATTCTGGAGGAACAAAGTGTCACCATTGATGTCGAAAAAGACCACGAACTCATGAAACTGCTCGTCCAAAGCTCCTTGGGCACCAAGTTCTCCTCCCGCTGGAACGATCAAATGGTCGAAATGGCACTGCAGGCCGTCCTCACCGTTTCCCAAAAACGAGCCACCGCAGCCGATGGTGTACTCAAACAAGTCGAGATTGATATCAAACGCTACGCCAAGGTGGAAAAAATACCCGGTGGCGAAATACAGGAGTGCGCCGTACTGGAGGGTGTCATGTTCCAGAAAGACGTGGTGCACGCCAATATGCGCCGCCGCATTGAAAATCCCAAAATATTGTTACTGGATACGCCGCTCGAGTACAAAAAGGGCGAGTCACAGACGAACATGGAAATCACGGACGAAAATGATTGGAATACGCTGCTcaaattggaagaagagtACGTTGCCAACATGTGCGCGCAAATTATTGCGGCGCAACCGGATATTGTGGTGACGGAAAAGGGCGTCAGCGACTTGGCCCAGCACTATCTGCACAAGGCCAACATCGTCGCCTTTCGCCGGGTACGGAAAACGGATAACAATCGGATTGCACGAGCCGTGGGTGCCACCATTGTGTCCCGCACGGACGAAATCGATGATTCCGACATTGGAACCGGCTGTGGCTTGTTCGAAATGCGACAAATTGGATCGGATTGGTTCTGCTACCTCACCAAGTGCAAAGAACCCAAGGCCTGTACTATTGTACTCCGCGGTGGCTCGAAGGATGTTTTGAACGAATTGGAACGCAATTTGCAGGATGCCATGCAGGTGGTGCGTAACGTTGTCTTTTCGCCCAAGCTTGTACCAGGCGGCGGGGCCATCGAAATGGCTCTCGCCGTGGGCCTCAAACGCACCGGCCAAAAGGTCCAAGGCATTCAGCAAGGCCCCTACATGGCGGTCGGCGAAGCTTTGGAAGTCATTCCCCGCACACTGGCACAAAATTGTGGCGTTTCCGTCATACGCGTGCTGACTGCCCTGCGGGCCAAGCACGCGGCCGCCTACGACGAAGCCCAGGATAAGACCGGAAGCGACGACAGCAAGCAGGCCGCCTTTTGTTCGTGGGGAATTAACGGTACGACGGGTGAATTGGTAGATATGAAGGAGTTGGGTATTTGGGAGCCGTTTGCGGTGAAAGCACAAACCATCAAGACGGCCATTGAAAGTGCCTGTATGATTCTACGCATTGACGACATTGTATCGGGGTCCAAAAAGCGCGGGTGA
- a CDS encoding predicted protein, translating into ALFAVYDGHGQGGEMVSQFALHEVQHRLEKHDAFPQNLKKAMEETFLAVDRALTQETLIEPLFSGTTACVAVLCGKVLTLANVGDSRAVMARRRCEHTKSSSAIDAWDTLDLTMDQNPDLPEEHRRIVAAGGFVSPPPGPGLSARVWLDPACSQIGLAMARSLGDHAVGSVGVVADPVVTTHELDALDDFMIVASDGVWEFLKSEDAVRIVGQHLAGGNGATKACRALIEAAAAKWHEEEGEYRDDITAIVV; encoded by the coding sequence GCTCTCTTTGCCGTCTACGATGGCCATGGTCAGGGTGGCGAAATGGTGTCACAGTTTGCTCTGCACGAAGTACAACATCGTCTCGAAAAACACGATGCTTTTCCGCAAAACCTGAAAAAAGCCATGGAAGAAACTTTCTTAGCGGTGGATCGGGCTTTGACGCAAGAGACATTGATTGAGCCTTTATTTTCGGGTACAACGGCTTGTGTGGCGGTGCTGTGTGGAAAGGTATTGACATTGGCCAATGTCGGCGATTCTCGTGCCGTGATGGCCCGACGTCGATGCGAACACacgaagtcgtcgtcggctaTCGACGCATGGGATACGTTGGACTTGACCATGGACCAGAACCCAGATCTTCCGGAAGAGCACAGACGCATAGTCGCGGCCGGGGGATTCGTCTCTCCTCCACCGGGACCAGGGCTATCGGCACGGGTATGGTTGGATCCAGCCTGTTCCCAGATTGGACTGGCCATGGCTCGATCTTTAGGCGATCATGCGGTCGGTAGTGTGGGTGTAGTTGCTGATCCCGTAGTAACGACCCACGAACTCGACGCTCTGGATGACTTTATGATAGTGGCATCGGATGGTGTTTGGGAGTTCCTCAAGTCGGAGGACGCAGTTCGAATTGTGGGACAACACCTTGCCGGTGGCAACGGGGCGACCAAAGCGTGTCGTGCTCTCATCGAAGCGGCGGCCGCTAAGTGGCACGAAGAAGAAGGGGAGTACCGGGATGATATTACTGCTATTGTGGTT